In Prochlorococcus marinus str. MIT 1214, one DNA window encodes the following:
- the arsS gene encoding arsenosugar biosynthesis radical SAM (seleno)protein ArsS (Some members of this family are selenoproteins.) gives MEITKTKFPKINRDNLDTLQINIGYKCNQACSHCHVDSSPSRTEMMSDDIIELIPKVIKANNIKLLDITGGAPELHPKFIQLVKEVRSLNVEVMDRCNLTILTEPGYEHLASFLASNKVQITASLPCYLEENVDKQRGKNVFKKSILALKKLNTFGYGIKDKGLLLNLVYNPSGPQLPPSQKELEDTYRRELKKRYGICFSNLFVLANMPINRYENYLKVMGKLEEYNKLLKENHNPENLNSVMCRTTLSVDWKGYLYDCDFNQQLGIKRNGKVKHLDDLLIPFVSLKNKPISIGNHCFGCTAGAGSSCGGELT, from the coding sequence ATGGAGATAACTAAAACAAAATTCCCAAAAATCAACAGAGACAATCTTGACACCTTGCAAATAAATATAGGTTATAAATGCAATCAGGCCTGCAGTCATTGTCACGTTGATTCTAGTCCAAGCAGAACAGAAATGATGAGCGATGATATTATAGAACTTATACCTAAAGTAATAAAGGCTAACAATATAAAGCTACTAGATATTACTGGAGGAGCCCCCGAACTTCATCCTAAATTTATACAATTAGTAAAAGAAGTTCGTAGTCTTAATGTTGAAGTAATGGACAGATGTAATTTGACAATACTAACAGAGCCAGGTTATGAACATTTAGCAAGCTTCTTAGCATCAAATAAAGTACAAATAACTGCATCACTGCCTTGTTATCTCGAGGAGAATGTAGACAAACAAAGAGGAAAAAATGTTTTTAAAAAAAGTATATTAGCTCTTAAAAAACTTAACACTTTTGGTTACGGAATAAAAGATAAAGGTCTACTTTTAAATCTAGTTTATAATCCAAGCGGTCCACAGCTTCCACCATCCCAAAAAGAATTAGAAGATACTTATAGACGAGAACTAAAAAAAAGGTATGGTATTTGTTTCTCGAATTTATTTGTTTTAGCAAATATGCCAATCAATAGATATGAAAACTATTTAAAAGTTATGGGGAAACTAGAAGAGTATAATAAATTACTTAAAGAAAATCATAATCCAGAGAATCTTAACTCTGTAATGTGTAGAACAACTCTGAGTGTTGATTGGAAAGGTTACCTATATGATTGTGATTTTAACCAACAACTTGGAATTAAGAGAAATGGTAAGGTTAAACATTTGGATGATCTATTGATTCCATTTGTCTCTTTAAAGAATAAACCTATTTCAATAGGGAATCATTGTTTTGGCTGTACTGCTGGAGCTGGTTCAAGTTGTGGTGGTGAATTAACTTAA
- the stpA gene encoding glucosylglycerol 3-phosphatase → MKMFKTKEEVINTILNEQNILIVQDLDGVCIPLVQDPLKREINKEYVEDVSRLREKFAVLTCGEHEGRRGVNRLVEKALNSKTTAKENGFYLPGLAACGVEFQDRFSNLSHPGLKDNEISFLAKVPKMMRSMLTNELKKYLPDLPNELRNKLIDVAVCDTRFTPTLNFNEIFSYVKNDFQKVKDLQLIMEKIMNILLEKAKNIGLENSFYLHLMPNLGIRDGREIMKYSTQNEFGTTDIQFIINGAIKEAGLLLLLNKYISNKTGVYPFGENFNVRNAPKTHKKLIELCRDKIPSAQMPLLIGVGDTVTSVKDNKDNSWLRGGSDRGFLTLIQRLGESYKKENQVVFVNSCNDQVKRPRINGTDMTGISDPNDDLKLNLVINDGPREYIKWFKQLASNF, encoded by the coding sequence ATGAAAATGTTTAAAACGAAAGAAGAAGTTATTAACACTATACTAAATGAACAAAATATCCTAATAGTTCAGGATCTTGACGGCGTTTGTATCCCACTTGTTCAAGACCCACTCAAAAGAGAGATCAACAAAGAATATGTGGAGGACGTTTCAAGATTAAGAGAGAAATTTGCCGTCCTAACCTGCGGGGAGCATGAAGGCAGAAGAGGCGTTAATCGTTTAGTAGAGAAAGCACTTAATTCAAAAACAACAGCAAAAGAAAATGGCTTTTACTTACCTGGGCTTGCGGCATGTGGAGTTGAATTTCAAGATAGATTTAGTAATTTATCCCATCCAGGGCTCAAAGATAATGAGATTAGCTTTTTAGCAAAAGTTCCAAAGATGATGCGATCAATGTTAACTAATGAATTAAAAAAATACTTACCAGATCTTCCAAATGAGTTAAGAAACAAATTAATTGATGTAGCTGTTTGTGACACGCGCTTTACTCCCACTTTAAACTTTAATGAAATTTTTAGTTACGTTAAAAATGATTTTCAAAAAGTGAAAGATTTGCAATTGATTATGGAAAAAATAATGAATATTTTATTAGAAAAAGCTAAAAATATTGGCTTAGAAAACTCTTTTTATCTTCATTTGATGCCAAATCTAGGGATAAGAGATGGCAGAGAAATAATGAAATATTCAACTCAAAATGAATTTGGGACAACAGATATTCAGTTCATTATCAATGGTGCAATAAAAGAAGCAGGCCTTTTACTGCTATTAAATAAATACATATCAAACAAAACTGGTGTTTATCCTTTCGGTGAAAATTTCAATGTCAGGAATGCTCCAAAGACACATAAGAAATTAATAGAGCTGTGCAGAGATAAAATTCCAAGTGCACAAATGCCACTGCTAATAGGGGTTGGCGATACAGTAACCTCGGTTAAAGATAATAAAGATAATTCTTGGTTAAGAGGTGGAAGTGATAGAGGTTTCTTAACATTGATCCAAAGGTTGGGAGAATCATACAAGAAAGAGAATCAAGTTGTATTTGTTAACAGCTGCAACGATCAGGTAAAAAGACCAAGAATTAATGGAACTGATATGACAGGTATTAGTGATCCTAATGATGATTTAAAATTGAATCTGGTTATCAATGATGGTCCAAGAGAATATATAAAGTGGTTTAAACAATTAGCTAGTAACTTTTAA
- a CDS encoding aminoglycoside phosphotransferase family protein yields the protein MNHKLITEHIKNKIKKKDLKFDNKRWEVPFLIKCNSNNLYLLPYHSEFWRAMKYIDHTLSFDILEDNKMAYETGLGLAKFHRICSDIDLTKLENTIKDFHNTKHYIAQFNLIIKDYNFIKLDDKVNKRVQNLIVNLSNHILYVEYLLGYLMGKSIQSNLIHGDPKLSNFLFDIQDKYVVSLIDLDTVSSGYLLSDLADCIRSICNMAGEDSDKIENVYFDINCCQYFLKGYFSIPNEKANYFEFLPEFIYLIIVELTIRFLNDFLQSNRYFKIKYQTHNLYRAEVQYRLLTSFITQIPTLSNSLHEIGISTNSTFVSDVQKIV from the coding sequence ATGAATCATAAATTAATAACTGAACATATTAAAAATAAAATAAAAAAAAAAGATCTTAAATTTGATAATAAAAGGTGGGAGGTTCCATTTTTAATTAAGTGTAATTCTAATAACCTCTATTTGCTCCCATATCATTCAGAATTTTGGCGAGCGATGAAATATATAGATCATACTCTTAGTTTTGATATTTTAGAAGATAATAAAATGGCTTATGAAACAGGACTTGGCCTTGCTAAGTTCCATAGGATTTGCTCCGATATTGACCTTACAAAATTAGAAAATACTATTAAAGATTTCCATAATACAAAGCACTATATAGCTCAATTTAATTTGATCATCAAGGATTATAACTTCATTAAATTAGACGATAAAGTAAATAAAAGAGTTCAAAATTTAATTGTTAACTTATCTAATCATATTTTATATGTTGAATATTTATTAGGATATTTAATGGGAAAATCAATACAATCTAATTTAATTCATGGCGATCCTAAGTTAAGTAATTTCCTTTTTGATATTCAAGATAAATATGTTGTCTCTTTAATTGATCTAGACACTGTTTCTTCGGGTTATTTACTTTCTGATCTGGCTGATTGTATTCGTTCCATTTGTAATATGGCAGGGGAGGATTCAGATAAGATAGAGAATGTATACTTTGATATTAATTGTTGTCAATATTTTCTCAAAGGCTATTTCTCAATACCTAATGAAAAAGCTAATTACTTCGAGTTCCTTCCCGAATTTATTTATTTGATAATAGTTGAATTAACTATTAGATTCCTAAATGATTTTTTGCAATCAAATAGATACTTCAAAATAAAATATCAAACTCACAATCTATATAGAGCAGAGGTTCAATATCGATTACTTACAAGTTTCATTACTCAAATTCCTACTTTGTCAAATTCACTTCATGAAATTGGGATTTCTACAAACTCAACTTTTGTCTCAGATGTACAAAAAATTGTTTAG
- a CDS encoding O-acetylhomoserine aminocarboxypropyltransferase/cysteine synthase family protein, giving the protein MTSQRFETLQLHAGQLPDPATNSRAVPIYQTSSYVFNDVDHGANLFGLKEFGNIYTRLMNPTTDVFEKRVAALEGGVAALATASGQSAQFIAITNFLTAGDSFVSTSFLYGGSYNQFKVQFPRLGINVKFADGDDAESFEEQIDSSTKAIYVESMGNPRFNIPDFEGLSKLAKSKNIPLIVDNTLGAAGALIRPIEHGADIVVQSATKWIGGHGTSLGGVIVDAGTFDWGNGKYPLMSQPSAAYHGLVHWDAFGFGSDICGMLGVPADRNIAFALRARLEGLRDWGPAISPFNSFLLLQGLETLSLRIERHCSNALSLAKWLDAHSKVDNVSYPGLTTDKYHSRASSYMTNRGKGSMLIFSLKGGFDDAVTFINSLKLSSHLANVGDAKTLVIHPASTTHQQLSSEEQLSAGVTPTMVRVSVGIEHIDDILEDFEQALNLI; this is encoded by the coding sequence TTGACTTCCCAACGTTTTGAAACGCTTCAATTGCATGCAGGACAATTGCCAGATCCTGCTACCAATTCTAGGGCGGTACCTATATACCAGACAAGTTCATATGTTTTTAACGATGTAGATCATGGGGCAAATTTATTTGGCTTGAAAGAGTTTGGAAATATCTATACCCGCTTGATGAATCCTACAACGGATGTTTTCGAAAAAAGAGTTGCAGCACTTGAAGGAGGAGTAGCTGCTTTAGCTACAGCATCAGGACAATCTGCACAATTCATTGCGATTACAAACTTTCTTACTGCAGGTGATAGCTTCGTATCAACATCCTTTTTGTATGGTGGCAGTTATAACCAATTTAAAGTTCAATTTCCACGTTTAGGAATCAATGTGAAGTTTGCTGATGGTGATGATGCAGAAAGTTTTGAAGAACAAATTGATTCATCTACCAAAGCAATTTATGTAGAGTCTATGGGGAATCCCAGGTTTAATATCCCTGATTTTGAGGGGCTTTCGAAATTAGCTAAATCAAAAAATATACCTTTAATTGTTGATAATACTCTTGGAGCTGCTGGAGCTTTAATTCGTCCTATTGAACATGGGGCCGATATAGTTGTTCAAAGTGCAACGAAATGGATTGGAGGTCATGGCACTAGTCTTGGAGGGGTAATTGTTGATGCTGGGACTTTTGATTGGGGAAATGGAAAATATCCTTTAATGAGTCAACCTAGCGCGGCTTATCATGGTTTGGTTCATTGGGATGCTTTTGGATTTGGGAGTGATATTTGCGGAATGCTTGGAGTCCCTGCAGATCGAAATATTGCCTTCGCTTTGAGAGCCAGGCTAGAGGGGTTAAGAGATTGGGGCCCAGCAATTAGTCCATTTAATTCATTTTTATTACTTCAAGGATTGGAAACTTTAAGTTTAAGAATAGAAAGACATTGCTCTAATGCTCTCTCATTAGCTAAGTGGCTAGATGCTCATTCAAAAGTTGATAATGTTAGTTATCCAGGATTAACAACGGATAAATACCATTCAAGAGCCTCTTCTTATATGACCAATAGAGGAAAAGGCTCCATGTTGATTTTTTCTTTGAAAGGTGGCTTTGATGATGCTGTAACTTTCATAAACTCTTTGAAACTTTCTAGTCATCTAGCAAATGTAGGCGATGCAAAAACATTAGTAATTCATCCTGCTTCAACAACTCATCAACAATTATCTTCGGAAGAACAGTTATCCGCAGGCGTCACTCCTACTATGGTAAGAGTGTCTGTTGGTATAGAACATATTGATGATATTTTAGAGGATTTTGAGCAGGCCTTAAATTTAATTTGA
- a CDS encoding homoserine O-succinyltransferase produces the protein MALILPRSYHKISSIEKNHISWIEPELAERQDIRPLRIGILNIMPLGKLYEFNLLHPLGLSPLQIEPIWIRLKSHSYKTWDIEHLKNLYVYWEEAMSPTPLDGLIITGAPVEHLPFEAVNYWKELVNLIGEAKLKCASTLGLCWAGFAMAYMAGVEKNNFNKKLFGVYPMRSLVPGHSLMGTQDDEFLCPQSRYAGLPDIEMEEAEKKGKLRLLAHGEKVGYTIFETPDQRQLMHLGHPEYNVDRLKAEMERDKKRGDVPPPENFDLTKSNTSWRSHRNLLFQQWLWFCYQRVSLSV, from the coding sequence ATGGCTTTAATACTTCCTCGTAGTTATCATAAGATTTCATCAATTGAAAAAAATCATATCTCATGGATTGAACCTGAACTAGCAGAAAGACAGGACATTAGACCTCTTAGAATTGGGATATTAAATATTATGCCTTTGGGAAAATTATATGAATTTAATTTATTGCACCCGTTAGGACTTTCCCCTCTCCAAATAGAACCTATATGGATAAGATTAAAATCTCATTCATATAAAACTTGGGATATAGAGCATCTAAAAAATTTATATGTTTATTGGGAGGAGGCAATGTCTCCAACTCCTCTAGATGGCTTGATTATTACTGGAGCACCTGTGGAGCATCTCCCGTTTGAAGCAGTGAATTATTGGAAAGAATTAGTAAATCTAATTGGGGAGGCAAAATTAAAATGTGCAAGTACCTTAGGATTGTGTTGGGCTGGTTTTGCAATGGCATATATGGCTGGGGTTGAGAAAAATAATTTCAATAAAAAACTTTTTGGTGTATATCCAATGAGAAGTCTTGTCCCTGGGCATTCTTTAATGGGAACGCAAGATGATGAGTTCCTTTGCCCCCAAAGTAGGTATGCCGGATTACCTGATATTGAAATGGAAGAAGCAGAAAAGAAAGGTAAGCTAAGATTATTGGCTCATGGGGAAAAAGTAGGTTATACAATTTTTGAAACACCTGACCAAAGGCAATTAATGCATTTAGGACATCCTGAATATAATGTTGATCGATTGAAAGCTGAGATGGAAAGAGATAAGAAAAGAGGCGATGTACCCCCTCCAGAGAACTTTGATTTGACCAAATCAAATACTTCATGGCGATCACATCGAAACTTGTTATTTCAGCAATGGTTGTGGTTCTGTTATCAACGAGTAAGCCTAAGTGTTTAA